DNA from Methanomicrobia archaeon:
GAGAGTTATGAGTCTACAAAACAGTGATTATGCGAAAGATTTATAAATTGCTTCACCTAGATAAGAATCAGTTGTTTATGGAGTGAATAGAATGGAGGATAATATACAATCTTCACGGGTGATATTCTTTTTAGGTGCTGGTGCATCCGTTGCTGCTGGGGTTCCCGATACGTATTCCTTTGTTGAAGAATTTAGAGAGAGTATAAGTGACGCTGCTAAAAAAGAATCAATTAATCAAATAATCGAGACTCTAGAGGAGTGGAAAGGATCAGAGATTGACATTGAACTCTTATTAGAGACATTAACAAAACTTGAAAGGAAAGATGAAGAACCACTAACATCGTTTTTTAAAGAAGATAAGTTCGCTTTAAGCGATTTAACTCTAATAGAACCATTGATAAAAGATTTGAAAGATTTTATTAAAAGCAAAGCTATTGTATCAGAGGAGTCAATAAAATATTTGGAACCAATTCTTGGATTCTTGGAAGAACCTTTAGATATTATATCGGTGAATTATGACACCTGTATAGAGCAGTTCTGTAATGTTTACAGACGTGTCTATCAGGATGGTTTTGAACTTGAATGGAATCCAAAGACTTTTGCTAAGGAACACACAGATATTCGTCTTTATAAGTTACATGGATCAGTAATGTGGTATCAAAGCGACAAAGCAGGTTACGTCAAAGTACCTATTAGGACAATGGAAAGCGAAATAGAACTTATTACTCGTGAGAAAGCTATTAACCTCATGCTTTACCCAATGCAAAAGTGGGATTATGCCGAACCGCTTTTAGAACTGCTCGTGGAGATAAAACATCGTCTTGAGTCAGAAACGTGCAAGTTTTTGGTTATCGTGGGGTATTCTTTCAGAGATGAACATATCAGAAGGCTACTTTGGGATGCAGCGAGGAAAAACAAAAAACTCACGTGTATATTGATAGATCCGAAGGCATATCAGATTTACTCTAATAAACTTAAATATTATGATGATGCGTCAAAAATTCCCTCATCATTGTATGAACGTGTTGTTTGTTTGCCGTATAAATTTGAGAAAGTATTCCCTTCCGTCAAAAATTATTACTTACTCAATCTGCAGAATGGTCTTGGTCGTTATGATTCTTTACGTCAACAAGAAACCATTGAGGGTAAAAAGATAGACTGGATTGCTTGCATCCCTGAGTTGGTAAATGCAGAACATTGTGAAATAGTAGAGCACTTACTTGATCGAATTAATGTAACTAAATTTGAAAGAAATTTAGAATTGAACCTTAATTTGCTACTGAAAATGTTTGTTAATTACTCAGCCAGTAACCAAACAGAGAAGGCAGCTGAATATTTCCAAAAATTCATTAGTTTTCTTCAAACAATCTTTGTGGAAAGATTAGATCTAGAGGTTTCGAGAGAGCCTAGATTCCCTTCTATTCTGTGGAATTGCATTCCCACCGATTCAGGTAGGAGTTATCATGATACGAACCAAATAAAGATATTCATTGAAAATTTGTTTGATTTTTGTAACGAGAGAGTAGAGTGGGTTCAAGAGTCAAGCGATGATTTTTGGAAGGTTAACGAAACGCTAAACTCACTAAATATATATCTGGAGGAGTTTGTAGATGAAACCAAGGATTTTGGAGCGTATATTACTCTGAGGACTAAAGAAATAGCGGATGTCGTAGGGGATGTCGAAGAATTTAGAAAAAAATACCAAGGAAAAGCGCTTGCGTCGAATGAAGAACAAAATGAGCTGAGATCAAAGATTGTGAACATCGAGAAAAACATTTTAACAGGAATTTTAGGGGAGTAGTTAACGTCAAATTTTTGACGGATTCACACTACCTATTACAAAGGCATTGGATTATGGTATTAAGCAGTAAAAGAGACTTCAAATCACATCGCATGGTAATGATCAGGATTAAAAAAATAACTACGAATAACCTCAAGTTGATTATAGGAGCATCGTAACCGAAAATGAGTGATTGGATTGTCGGCTATCTCATGGGCATGGCCGCTGGTATCGCTGTAGGGTTTGCGAGTGGCCTGGCAGCGGGCAAGAAGCAGAAACCGTGGTCTGAACTGACCGAGCAGGAAAAGAAGATGCGGAAGCTCCTCATCGGTACAGGAATCGCTCTTCTGGTGTTGGGCGTTGTTGTCTTCGCAGTACTTACGTTCGGGCTCTAAGTTCGCGCGTTAGAAGTTATCCTTTCTGTGCTCTGGTCAGGGCAATTCCGTTATTTAAAGCTGCCCGAACCGAAAAGAGGAACGGACTATTGCAGAAGTGGGGGGACACCGCCTGAGCAAAGTACTGACTGCATGCAACCGATCCCGGAAGATAATGGTGCAGTGCGGTGCGGTGAGGTAAGAACGCGCATAAGGAACCAGGTATCTTCCAGTCTGGTCGAGCAAGGTAAGTATAAAATATCCGCATCCCAATTGTAGACAAGGGAGTGTTTACGTATGGAGACGAAAGTGAAAGATTTGACTGTTACTGAACTGCAATCGTTAATAACCGATACAATCAGAGGTGCCCTAGAAGACGTCATCGAGGATATAGTAGCGCTCTCAAGTGACGAGCATCTCCGCTCTATTGCAGAGGCACGACGCGATTATAAAGAAGGTAACGTGAAGCCGCTTGAGGATATCCTTGATGTATAAGATCGTAGTTACCCAGCGGGCGCTGAGAGACCTGGAGACATTGAGAGGAATACGCAACAGAGAATCACGCTGAAACTCAAGGAATACGCTGAAGAGCCTCTTACGTATGCACGAAAGTTAATCCACACTAAAATAGGAACGTACCGATTCAGAATTGGAGATTACCGTGTCATCTTTGATATTGAGGACGAGTACCTGGTAATTTTGAGAATCGGGCATCGAAGTAGTATTTACAAATAGTGAGATAGAACTATTTAATGGATAAAGATTCATTCATTTGGATTGGTCCGCAGTATTCTGAGTCCTACATGTAGCTATCACACGCTGCCAGTACAAAGGTGAGGGTAGAGTTATCTTAACCAAATCCCGTCATATCAGTAACCACTATGAATGAAATACGATACGCGCCAATTGGAGTTATCCATTCACCGTTCAAAGAGCCGCAGAGCATGCCCATACAGGCCGCAGCCGCACACGATGTCGAGGGCACGGTTGAGATCTTTCCGGAATACGCGGACGGGCTCACCGACATAGAAGGCTTCTCGCATATCTATCTGATCTTTCATTTCCATCTTTCGCACGGCTATTCCTTAACGGTAAAGCCCTATCTCGACGATCAGTTACACGGCGTCTTTGTTACCCGGGCACCGGCACGTCCCAACCCTATCGGCCTATCGATTGTGCGGCTCCTCAAAGTAGAGGGCGTGAAACTCTACGTTCGCGATCTCGATATCGTCGATGGTACGCCGCTTTTGGACATCAAGCCGTACGTTCCTGAATTCGACGCCCGAGAAGTAGAGAAGATCGGGTGGCTTAACCAGCACGTGCATAAGCTGCATACAACAAAAGATGACGGGCGATTCATACTATAAACCCGCCCCGAAACCCTCCCCTCCGTAAGCAGCGCTGAAAGAAGCTTCTACCTGCCCCTAAAGAGGAACCTTTATATGTCCTGGCGCGTCGATAGAAATAACCATGGCAACCGTGTTAAAACAGCAAGAAAGCCTTAACGCAGCCTTTTATAAAAGAGCTGGCGTTGGTTTCGCATGCGCGGGCATCGGCGTGATCATCATCATATTTTTTACTCGAGCTGTGGTTGTTGGCGGCTTCTTACTTATCGCAGGAACGGTTTTGATACGAGGAGGGCATAAATTTCACCTCGGTGCAGTGGGCGAAAATCGCGTGGCGAACGTACTGGCCCGCTTCCCTGACGAGTGGTTTATCTTCAATGACATGGTTGTCGGACGTTCTCAAATTGATCACCTTGTTGTCGCTCCTGTTGGCGTTTTCACCATCGAGACAAAGAACTACCGGGGCACGATCTACGGAAACGCGGCAAAGCAGAAGTGGTCCCAGGTTATCAACCATCACGAAACAACTTTCTATAACCCGGTTAAGCAAGGGATCGGTCATTCTGTAGCATTGAGCAAATTCCTCGCGGAATGCGGTTTAAAGAACGTCTGGGTTGACACGATCGTGGTTTTCGCCGAGCCACGGGTGAATCTTAAGGTGTTCTCGCCCAAAGTGCCGGTAATCTATCTATCCGAATTACGTGAATTGTTAAACAAGCAAAAACAGGTTATGGACTCTGGCTACTGCACTAAGATCGCTACCTGCGTGTCCACGTTAATTCCTGCTTAGTGTAAGTAAAGAACAGGCCTCGTTGAAGTCATTACATTACCGCTTTCTGCTTTGAGCGTGATAAGCGGCGAAAAAAACAAATCGGCTGAGAAAGAAGTAGCACCCCCTTTATAAGCAGGTATAAAAAACAGCAGCTCTACTGCTCATTCATTCATTTCTTATTTCTCCGCTTTAGCTTCAACATTGGCTTTAAACACGCCGCAGCCAGCCGACATAGTTAGTCCTGCTCATACCAGCTCGTCATATTCATCCGAGCACCGTCACGCTCGTCAAAGTACGTGCATCTCCTGCCCGTCTTGCCTTGTATAAGTCCTTCATTGTCTTATTCGTTAGAATTCCGTACCTCACACGCCGTTGTCCCAAGAAGTAAAAAAACAGAAGGTTTATCCCTTAGGATAGGATATAGAAAATCCGGTGGTGATGAAAACACATGTATGCCGAACTCTCAAATAAACTAAAGGGTATTCTGAGGCTCGAAAGCTCTCCGATTGCTATTGCGTTCTCTACCGAACCTCCGGAAGGCGTTGAACAACTGAAAGGGCGAATGAGACTCTGTCAAATGCTCGATAAAGTCAGACTTGACGGAGAATCGTTCTATACGGTCTACGAGAACCATGAGTGTGACGGAGGCGCTTATAGCTGTGGGATGATAACGCCGAGTGAACGGCTGAAGACCGGCGAGTTCCTTGCCCGGGATTTGGGGCTCTTTGGCTCTACGAGAGCTGCAAGGCGATTTATCAGCTCGATCCCGAGAATCGAACCAGAAACCGTCAAAGTGGTTTCTTTTTCGCCGCTCGAATCCGCAACATTTGAACCTGACATCGTTGTTCTCATCTGCAATGCGAAGCAAGGCATGAAAATCGCCGAGGCCGCTGCATACGAATCGGGTAAGAATACCCTGGGCTTAACAGGGCCGCCTATCTGTTCAGCAGTGGTTGCTTACCCCTTTTTGTCCGGAGAAGTTGTTTACAGCCTGGGTGATATGGGTGCAAGGAGGTCTATGAAACTCAAAGATGAGGATATCTTCGTTGCGATACCCGCAGAGCTGTTGCCCGAGATCGTGGCGAATCTTGGAAAACTGAGATAGAGTTAGTTGCAATGAACCTTCTTTCCTCGCGCTTGTTCGGTCTACGCGTAACCTTCTCGCACCCGTTATCTTTAGGTTAGTAAAACTCTAATGCAGTTTCACCGAGAAGAATGAAAATCGAGAGCATTCCCGCCCTGGGATCTTATATCTACGCATTTATTGCGCGCAAGAGCCCGCCGTTACGGGACTTGTGTAAAGCGGTGGCGGCTGAGGTTACCGGAACGATCACCGCAGGACGGATATTGGATATCGGAACCGGCCCGGGCTATCTGCTTATCGAGATCGCTGCACGCGCGCCCGGTTTAGAACTCGACGGTATTGACCTCTCGCCCGCAATGGTGAAAATAGCGCGTAAAAACGCAGCAAAGAAGGGCGTTGCGGACCACGTGCGGTTTCAACGCGCGAATGCCGCCGATCTGCCCTTTGACGATGGCTCTTTCGACTTAATCCTAAGCACGCTCAGCTTCCATCACTGGTCACGACCGCTCGAGTGCCTCACGGAGATTCGTCGTGTCCTCAAAGCGCAGCACGAAGCCTAGATCTATGACGCGCGGCGCGATACCACGAACGAGGTCAATGCAGCATTCAGAAATGAATATGGCCGGTTCTTAGCGTTCCTCTTCCTGAGGCTCGTACGGGCGCACTCATCGGTCACCTTACGCGAGCTGGAAATGCTGCTCGCTGCTCCTGAACTGCGCTTCGCGCGAGCTACCATCATTGATCGTGGCGTCTTCCTTAAATTGCAACTCGTGAAGTAAAGTGTAGTGAAGTGAACCAATAAAAGAGGACGCTTCGCCTACCTTAACGTACGTCTCGGTAACGGGTGTGCATAAAGCGAACTTTATTTTATATATAATGGGATCTAACTATAGAGCGATACTTAATTGCGAGATGGGGGTGATAAGAAGCAATGGTGGTTGAACAAATCTCTCGTTCTACCACACCGGTCGTCCTTGCCAAAGGCGATACGGTGGTCTCACAGGGTACCGGTTTCTTTTATTTATACCTGCATCGGAACCTCAATCTTAAAATTCTCTACCTCGTTACCGCGTATCACGTTCTGACCGGCTCGAGCCCGTCAGAGCAAAAGCCGCCTCAAGGCGACAGCATCACGTTCCAGTTTCATCGTTCCGCGGAAGTACCCGGCGATATTAAGATCGTGCACCTCCCCTTGTTTACGAAGGACGAGAAACCACGTTGGATAACAAGTTCATCCTGTCCTGAAGCCGATTTAGCGGTAATACCACTCCTCAACACCCTGTACAACGGCTGCGACGTAAAAGCGCTCTCCCCGGAATGGGCCGAGGGCGATATAAAGATCAGACCAGCGACGACCGTGACGCTGGTCGGGTATCCGGACGGATTTTATGACAAAACGAATGCGCTGCCCGTCTGGCACACGGGAAGTGTGGCAA
Protein-coding regions in this window:
- a CDS encoding NERD domain-containing protein, which gives rise to MATVLKQQESLNAAFYKRAGVGFACAGIGVIIIIFFTRAVVVGGFLLIAGTVLIRGGHKFHLGAVGENRVANVLARFPDEWFIFNDMVVGRSQIDHLVVAPVGVFTIETKNYRGTIYGNAAKQKWSQVINHHETTFYNPVKQGIGHSVALSKFLAECGLKNVWVDTIVVFAEPRVNLKVFSPKVPVIYLSELRELLNKQKQVMDSGYCTKIATCVSTLIPA
- the tsaA gene encoding tRNA (N6-threonylcarbamoyladenosine(37)-N6)-methyltransferase TrmO, which translates into the protein MNEIRYAPIGVIHSPFKEPQSMPIQAAAAHDVEGTVEIFPEYADGLTDIEGFSHIYLIFHFHLSHGYSLTVKPYLDDQLHGVFVTRAPARPNPIGLSIVRLLKVEGVKLYVRDLDIVDGTPLLDIKPYVPEFDAREVEKIGWLNQHVHKLHTTKDDGRFIL
- a CDS encoding DUF169 domain-containing protein, with the translated sequence MYAELSNKLKGILRLESSPIAIAFSTEPPEGVEQLKGRMRLCQMLDKVRLDGESFYTVYENHECDGGAYSCGMITPSERLKTGEFLARDLGLFGSTRAARRFISSIPRIEPETVKVVSFSPLESATFEPDIVVLICNAKQGMKIAEAAAYESGKNTLGLTGPPICSAVVAYPFLSGEVVYSLGDMGARRSMKLKDEDIFVAIPAELLPEIVANLGKLR
- a CDS encoding SIR2 family protein codes for the protein MEDNIQSSRVIFFLGAGASVAAGVPDTYSFVEEFRESISDAAKKESINQIIETLEEWKGSEIDIELLLETLTKLERKDEEPLTSFFKEDKFALSDLTLIEPLIKDLKDFIKSKAIVSEESIKYLEPILGFLEEPLDIISVNYDTCIEQFCNVYRRVYQDGFELEWNPKTFAKEHTDIRLYKLHGSVMWYQSDKAGYVKVPIRTMESEIELITREKAINLMLYPMQKWDYAEPLLELLVEIKHRLESETCKFLVIVGYSFRDEHIRRLLWDAARKNKKLTCILIDPKAYQIYSNKLKYYDDASKIPSSLYERVVCLPYKFEKVFPSVKNYYLLNLQNGLGRYDSLRQQETIEGKKIDWIACIPELVNAEHCEIVEHLLDRINVTKFERNLELNLNLLLKMFVNYSASNQTEKAAEYFQKFISFLQTIFVERLDLEVSREPRFPSILWNCIPTDSGRSYHDTNQIKIFIENLFDFCNERVEWVQESSDDFWKVNETLNSLNIYLEEFVDETKDFGAYITLRTKEIADVVGDVEEFRKKYQGKALASNEEQNELRSKIVNIEKNILTGILGE
- a CDS encoding trypsin-like peptidase domain-containing protein, whose product is MVVEQISRSTTPVVLAKGDTVVSQGTGFFYLYLHRNLNLKILYLVTAYHVLTGSSPSEQKPPQGDSITFQFHRSAEVPGDIKIVHLPLFTKDEKPRWITSSSCPEADLAVIPLLNTLYNGCDVKALSPEWAEGDIKIRPATTVTLVGYPDGFYDKTNALPVWHTGSVASEPEIDFDAKPLFLVDVSAVSGMSGAPVFAISYGTYQRKNGSIKGEVQKFLGLYAHTSGKPGGKEKYLELEESHDKKSGLVEYEARTIGHVWKASLIKQTLDSIDFDQYNKEILVNFM
- a CDS encoding class I SAM-dependent methyltransferase, whose amino-acid sequence is MKIESIPALGSYIYAFIARKSPPLRDLCKAVAAEVTGTITAGRILDIGTGPGYLLIEIAARAPGLELDGIDLSPAMVKIARKNAAKKGVADHVRFQRANAADLPFDDGSFDLILSTLSFHHWSRPLECLTEIRRVLKAQHEA
- a CDS encoding type II toxin-antitoxin system RelE/ParE family toxin, with amino-acid sequence MERNTQQRITLKLKEYAEEPLTYARKLIHTKIGTYRFRIGDYRVIFDIEDEYLVILRIGHRSSIYK